One stretch of Schlesneria sp. DSM 10557 DNA includes these proteins:
- a CDS encoding class I SAM-dependent DNA methyltransferase: MNAVEIEQAVSSLAEAPFDPAEFPYAFLEAFGNKATTIKILKSGKSNKSDVDGAVLQRNNIHIKVCDEGQVSDTLKALQDSPATTRQKVKYILATDGVTLESERLIDGETLACEYTRFPDRFTFFLPLAGISTVRQIDESAFDIRATSRLNRLYVELLKTNPGWDADERREEMNHFFARLIFCFFAEDTNIFHSPTLFTATVEQFSDRESSNTHEVISEIFRAMQVKSNGHDRNAAKLPSWANQFPYVNGGLFSGSLDVPKFSKIARSYLLHVGNLDWTKINPDIFGSMIQAVADDEERGALGMHYTSVPNILKVLNPLFLDDLREKLAEAGGNSRKLLNLRNRLARIRVFDPACGSGNFLVIAYKEMRAIEAEINKRRGELDRRSDIPLTNFRGIEIRHFSCEIARLALIIAEYQCDVLYRGEKLALAEFLPLEAENWITCGNALRLDWLSICPPAGIAVKYHANDLFSTPLQQPEIDFENSGGETYICGNPPYLGSRDQKDEQKDDLKSLFDKRVQNWKSLDYVSGWFMKAAEYGTNTQTSIAFVTTNSICQGLQVPILWPQIFAKGYQISFAHTSFRWANLASHNAGVTVAIVGLTAQPQLSRRLFSVTESGETIEKQCPHINPYLAPGESVTLEKNSVSLSGLAEMTFGNTPIDGGHLLLTRSEVDSLKLLSDQRDRFVRRIYGSAEFIRGLERYCIWVEDQYSVEALSIIPISQRISEVRNVRLKGGKTARDIADKSHQFQRMLSGKNFTLIVPGVSSETREYLPVGLLNNRAIVSNLAFALYDAPLWNMSIIASKLHLVWIATVCGRMKTDYRYSNTLGWNTFPVPTLTEQNKADLIRCAEEILLARESHFPATIADLYDPENMPQNLREAHDRNDETLERIYIGRRFKNDTERLEKLFEMYTQMTSKQAAQKESTKPAGQKRTGAGA; this comes from the coding sequence ATGAATGCAGTTGAAATTGAACAAGCCGTCTCCAGCCTTGCAGAAGCCCCGTTCGATCCGGCTGAATTTCCGTACGCCTTCCTGGAAGCCTTCGGCAACAAAGCCACCACGATCAAGATCCTGAAGAGCGGAAAGTCCAACAAGTCGGATGTGGATGGTGCGGTTCTTCAACGCAATAACATCCACATCAAAGTTTGCGACGAAGGTCAGGTTTCAGATACGCTGAAAGCCTTGCAGGACAGTCCAGCCACGACCCGCCAGAAGGTCAAATACATCTTGGCGACCGATGGCGTCACACTGGAATCCGAACGGCTCATCGATGGCGAGACGCTCGCCTGTGAATACACCCGCTTTCCCGATCGGTTCACGTTCTTTCTGCCGCTGGCAGGCATCTCGACAGTCCGGCAGATTGATGAAAGTGCCTTCGATATTCGGGCAACCAGCCGACTCAACCGGCTGTATGTGGAACTGCTGAAAACCAATCCCGGCTGGGACGCTGACGAGCGACGCGAGGAAATGAATCATTTCTTTGCCCGATTGATTTTCTGCTTCTTTGCTGAAGACACGAACATCTTCCATTCTCCCACGCTGTTTACAGCGACCGTCGAGCAGTTTAGTGACCGAGAATCGTCCAACACACACGAAGTGATCTCTGAAATCTTTCGGGCGATGCAGGTCAAGTCGAATGGGCATGATCGCAATGCGGCCAAGCTTCCCAGTTGGGCCAATCAGTTTCCCTATGTGAACGGCGGGCTCTTCTCAGGCAGTCTGGACGTTCCCAAGTTCAGCAAGATTGCCCGATCGTATTTGCTGCATGTCGGCAATCTCGACTGGACGAAAATCAATCCCGATATCTTCGGCTCCATGATTCAGGCGGTTGCCGACGATGAAGAACGAGGTGCCCTGGGGATGCACTACACCAGTGTTCCCAACATCCTCAAGGTACTCAACCCGCTGTTTCTGGATGATCTGCGGGAGAAACTGGCCGAAGCGGGGGGTAACTCCCGGAAGCTGCTGAACCTGCGAAACCGTTTGGCCCGCATTCGGGTGTTCGATCCCGCCTGCGGTTCCGGGAATTTTCTGGTGATTGCCTACAAGGAGATGCGGGCGATCGAAGCGGAGATTAACAAGCGTCGGGGGGAATTGGACCGGCGTTCGGACATTCCTCTGACGAATTTCCGGGGGATCGAGATTCGGCACTTCTCCTGTGAAATAGCCCGACTGGCGTTGATTATTGCGGAATACCAGTGCGATGTGCTGTACCGAGGGGAAAAGCTCGCGCTGGCGGAGTTTCTGCCGCTGGAAGCGGAGAACTGGATCACCTGCGGCAACGCTCTGCGACTCGACTGGCTCAGCATCTGCCCGCCGGCCGGGATTGCAGTGAAGTACCACGCCAACGACTTGTTTAGCACGCCACTGCAGCAACCGGAAATTGATTTTGAGAACTCTGGTGGCGAGACATATATTTGTGGCAATCCGCCATATTTGGGGTCGCGTGACCAGAAGGACGAGCAAAAGGACGATTTAAAATCACTTTTCGATAAGCGGGTGCAGAACTGGAAGTCTCTCGACTACGTCTCTGGCTGGTTTATGAAGGCGGCCGAGTATGGCACTAACACGCAGACTTCCATCGCATTCGTAACTACAAATTCCATCTGCCAGGGTCTTCAGGTACCTATCCTGTGGCCCCAAATCTTTGCGAAAGGTTATCAGATATCATTCGCCCACACTTCATTTCGGTGGGCAAATCTTGCCAGCCACAATGCCGGTGTCACCGTAGCAATAGTTGGCCTTACAGCTCAGCCTCAACTGTCTAGGCGATTGTTTTCCGTAACTGAATCCGGGGAAACCATTGAAAAGCAGTGTCCACATATAAATCCATACCTCGCCCCTGGCGAGAGTGTCACTTTGGAAAAAAACAGTGTTTCCTTGAGTGGACTGGCAGAAATGACATTCGGAAACACACCGATAGATGGTGGGCACTTGTTGCTAACTCGCAGCGAGGTTGACTCTCTCAAATTGTTGTCAGACCAGCGCGACCGGTTTGTGCGTCGGATATATGGGTCGGCGGAGTTTATTCGAGGGCTCGAGCGATACTGCATCTGGGTTGAAGATCAATATTCAGTCGAGGCGCTAAGCATTATCCCCATTTCCCAGCGAATTTCTGAAGTGCGAAATGTGCGGCTCAAAGGCGGGAAAACAGCAAGAGACATTGCTGACAAATCACATCAGTTTCAGCGGATGTTATCGGGAAAGAATTTCACTCTCATTGTCCCAGGGGTTTCTTCAGAAACCAGAGAATACCTTCCGGTCGGACTTCTTAACAATAGAGCAATTGTTTCAAATCTGGCTTTTGCTCTTTATGACGCTCCCCTCTGGAACATGTCTATCATCGCTTCCAAGCTACATCTGGTCTGGATTGCGACTGTTTGCGGGCGAATGAAAACAGACTACCGCTACTCCAACACGCTTGGCTGGAACACGTTCCCAGTTCCCACTCTCACCGAGCAAAACAAGGCTGATCTGATCCGCTGCGCGGAAGAGATTTTACTGGCCCGTGAATCGCACTTTCCGGCTACGATTGCTGATCTCTACGACCCGGAAAACATGCCGCAAAATCTCCGTGAAGCTCATGACCGCAACGATGAGACGCTGGAGCGGATTTATATCGGCCGCCGGTTCAAGAATGACACCGAAAGGCTGGAAAAGCTGTTCGAGATGTACACCCAGATGACTTCCAAACAGGCTGCTCAGAAAGAATCGACGAAGCCTGCGGGTCAGAAGCGAACAGGGGCTGGCGCATGA
- a CDS encoding virulence RhuM family protein — MSDLILYTSEDGQARLELRVTDGTIWLTQLEIAELFQTTKNNISLHTKSIFKEGELTREATVKDHLTVQSEGKRNVKRTISYYNLDLILAIGYRVRSPRGTQFRQWATTHLREFIVKGFVMDDERLKNPGGWDHFDELLARIREIRASEKRFYQKVRDLFALSSDYKIREQETMLFFAEVQNKLLYAVTGHTAAELILHRADPNAANMNLTSWSGSRVRKQDVITAKNYLSQDEIDTLNRLVVIFLEQAELRVKQRNDLTLEFWRDNVDKLLQFNDRPVLSGAGKVSHEEMKRVVHDRFETFDQNRREAEALAADAEDLKEIEQLEDELKKNQQKGREHE, encoded by the coding sequence ATGAGCGACCTGATCCTCTACACCTCCGAAGACGGTCAGGCCCGATTGGAACTCCGCGTCACAGATGGAACGATCTGGTTGACGCAACTGGAGATTGCAGAATTATTTCAGACGACGAAGAACAACATCTCGCTCCACACGAAAAGTATTTTCAAGGAGGGGGAACTCACCCGAGAGGCAACTGTTAAGGATCACTTAACAGTTCAATCCGAGGGCAAAAGGAACGTCAAACGGACGATTTCCTACTACAACCTGGACCTGATTCTGGCGATCGGCTACCGGGTTCGCTCCCCGCGTGGGACGCAGTTCCGCCAATGGGCGACCACCCACTTGCGGGAATTCATCGTCAAAGGGTTCGTCATGGATGATGAACGCCTCAAAAATCCCGGCGGCTGGGATCACTTCGATGAGCTGCTGGCCCGGATTCGGGAAATTCGGGCGTCCGAGAAACGGTTCTACCAGAAAGTCCGGGATCTGTTCGCCCTGAGTTCGGATTACAAGATCCGCGAACAGGAAACGATGCTCTTCTTTGCAGAGGTTCAGAACAAGCTCCTTTACGCGGTGACCGGACACACGGCAGCGGAACTGATTCTCCATCGGGCCGATCCAAACGCCGCCAATATGAACCTGACCAGTTGGAGCGGATCGCGGGTCCGCAAACAGGACGTCATCACCGCCAAAAATTACTTGAGCCAGGACGAGATCGATACGCTCAACCGGCTGGTGGTGATCTTTCTCGAACAGGCCGAGTTGCGGGTGAAACAACGAAACGATCTGACACTCGAATTTTGGCGAGACAACGTCGACAAGCTACTGCAATTCAACGACCGGCCAGTCCTGTCCGGAGCAGGCAAAGTGAGCCATGAGGAGATGAAGCGGGTTGTTCATGACCGGTTCGAAACCTTCGACCAGAACCGGCGGGAAGCAGAAGCTCTGGCAGCCGATGCGGAAGATCTGAAGGAGATTGAACAACTGGAGGATGAGTTGA